From Sporosarcina sp. Marseille-Q4943, the proteins below share one genomic window:
- a CDS encoding phosphatase PAP2 family protein: protein MKESAIRPSVAIILCIVFGGAFAFIVTAILSDMIGGFDRSVIDAIQGLETSWLTSIMLAFTFIGSTKVVMLLTIAGTVLLLWKFRSRSEGYFFFFTMIGTIILFQALKLIFKRPRPEFHRLAEVGGYSFPSGHAMMAFSLYVLFTYLLWRHIQSTAGRTALVAFAIFMFVMISASRIYLGVHYPSDILGGAIASAFWLTLTAFLFVLSEKRKKRGLVQD, encoded by the coding sequence TTGAAGGAATCAGCAATTCGCCCTTCTGTGGCCATCATTTTATGTATTGTTTTCGGCGGCGCCTTTGCTTTCATAGTCACAGCGATTCTCAGCGATATGATCGGCGGCTTTGACAGATCGGTCATTGATGCCATCCAAGGGTTGGAAACCTCGTGGTTGACGTCCATTATGCTCGCGTTCACATTCATCGGCTCCACAAAAGTCGTAATGCTCCTTACTATCGCAGGGACCGTTCTTCTATTATGGAAGTTCCGCTCCAGAAGCGAAGGCTACTTCTTTTTCTTCACAATGATTGGGACGATCATATTGTTCCAAGCTTTGAAGCTCATTTTCAAAAGGCCGCGTCCTGAGTTCCATCGGCTCGCCGAAGTGGGTGGCTATAGCTTCCCGAGCGGTCATGCGATGATGGCCTTCAGTCTCTACGTGCTTTTCACTTATTTGCTATGGCGTCATATACAATCGACTGCAGGCAGGACAGCCTTGGTGGCCTTTGCTATTTTCATGTTTGTCATGATTTCTGCGAGCCGCATCTATTTAGGTGTCCATTATCCGAGCGACATCCTCGGAGGTGCGATTGCAAGCGCTTTTTGGCTTACACTTACGGCATTCCTGTTTGTCCTATCTGAAAAGCGGAAGAAACGCGGCCTCGTTCAAGATTGA
- a CDS encoding MGMT family protein: protein MLPFTERVVQIIRDIPAGKVMTYGQVAGAAGNPRGARQVVRVLHSMSAKYELPWHRIINAQGAISTPSDREEKGGLQRELLEAEGVEFMANGKVDLQVYRWFPEEEFM, encoded by the coding sequence ATGCTTCCATTTACAGAACGGGTTGTGCAGATCATTCGGGACATCCCTGCAGGCAAGGTCATGACATATGGGCAAGTGGCAGGCGCAGCTGGCAATCCGCGGGGTGCAAGACAAGTCGTCAGAGTCCTCCATTCGATGAGCGCCAAATACGAATTGCCTTGGCACCGGATCATCAATGCACAAGGCGCTATTTCGACCCCTTCCGATCGGGAAGAAAAAGGCGGCTTGCAACGAGAGTTGCTGGAGGCGGAAGGTGTGGAATTCATGGCTAATGGGAAAGTGGATCTGCAAGTCTATCGGTGGTTTCCTGAAGAAGAATTTATGTGA